TAGTATCATATTGCGACTTACTGATTCCCACCCctatttaaaatattgtatagAGATCCAGTCATGCAGCAACATGAATTTGTTGTGTGAACTTAGAACACAGCATTTTAAGGCACATTAATGCTCTTCTGATTTCTAGACacattcccctccaaaagtattggaacagcaaggccagaattgggtggtctgatacaaaaggtgatatgttctaagttgtttaacaaatctagatagaaaatccaggaaataaaagatgaaatttggatctgtcatctcgtgttcatcttttgacctcaaagtTCATGTTGACTAGTAAGTATTATGAACCTATTCTATGACAGACATCTATCTACATTTGAAATTGTGTGCAATAATATTGGCTTTTTTAAAACTTATGACTAGTTTGTTGTTTTCTAAACATAACAGGACACAATGGCAACTGGTGCAGATGTGCGAGACATACTGGAGTTAGCTGGAGGAGATGGTGATGCAGGCCCAATTAGTAAAAAGGACATCATTAACTCAGACAAGGTAAGCTACTGGTGATGTACAAATAGAAATGTGGGAAATTAGGTTGATGGTTCCTCTGGAATGGCTAAGGTATTACTGTTTTCAACATCTCATGATttggtaaaaaatattttgcactgATTACAGCTTCTTGACCAACATTACTTCCTGTAATCTTGCTACAGCTTTCTGGTTTCCTCAGTAGAAGTATGGCTCTGCTTGGATCATGGCTGCACTTCTTAAAGGAATGGATTTCCTTTTCTTAAATTCAGGCTCTTAAATGAGTCCTCTTGAAAACATTTAGATCTAGTTCCatcaataaatgtaaaatgtatttgggGCTAGATTGTAAGGTATTTCCAACTCTCTGCTCTGCCCAATGTCTCTTTCAGTTGGTGTATCCTCTATTGCTAATACTACAGCTAGTGAACAAAAAATTGTATTTAGCAAGCTCAATGACGTGCAAGAACTAAGACGTTTCAAGTGGCACATTTTTTTGAAACACTGCCATCCCAGAACTATGTAACAAGATAACACGCTGATTTGGTCAGCAACCACTCTGTATCGGAGAATGTACAgtctcctccaaaagtattgaaacagcaaggccaatttctttgtttttgcaatacattaaATAcctttggggttgagataaaaagatgaacacgataTAAGTTTCATAGTGTTGGTATGCATAAATAAGAGGGTATTTGGtatcctggtatttacacctagatgtgttaaactacttagaacatagcacctttggtatcagaccaccctttatttaggtgagcaaaagtattggaatagaGGGTATTTAAGTCAATGAAAGTAACACTTAATATTAAGTGAAATATGGTATACTATTCAAACTATTCATCCAAATAGACTGTTTTTAGCTTGTAGAGAACCACCATACATTTAGGTTAGGTGCTATGTGCTAGACCATTGAAAATGGGGAAACAGCGCTTGAATAAGTACATGGAAGACCTTGAATGTAATTtaacttggtgcatccacctctggcaaggacaATAGCATggagtattttcctataatgCTTGACAAGTTTAACGAACATATTTgtagggattttggaccattcctctatgcacatccttgcaagatccttcacattcttgggtttgcacttatcAGCTACACTCTTTAGTTTAGCCCGCAGGATTTCGATTGGATCCAGCGCCTGAGATtaccattgcagaacattgctTTTGTTGTAACAGAACCATATCTGTGTGGTCAGAGCTGGTCAAATTGATAttaatttgaatgcattttatcTCTGTTTAGAAAAAGGCCAAGAAATCAACAGAAACACTGACATTCAAGAGGCCAGAAGGAATGCACAGAGAAGTCTATGCCCTCCTCTATTCagataaaaagtattttatgcTATTTATAATGATTGCCAAATTTGATAACCATGTTCACAATGCAAATTGCTTACACATAGCTGGACAACTTTGTCTATATCCATATTCATTCTGAATTTGCAGTGATGGCCCAGGGAACTTGCTTTTTGTAATATAGCAAATATATGgttgaatgtaaaaataattacttTTCTTAAAAGGGTTAATTAAGCACCTGCTGAAAGTTGCaaatattgatattatatttCTCACATAATTTGAAAACAGCAAATATTGATATTATATgttgttcatatttttttaagacAAATTTGTTTTGTAGAGATGCTCCCCCACTGTTGCCCAGTGACACAACCCAAGGTTATCGAACAGTCAAAGCCAAACTGGGTTGCAAGAGGGTACGCCCTTGGAAGTGGATGCCTTTCACCAACCCTGCCAGAAGGGACGGAGCCATTTTCCACCACTGGAGACGCCTGGCTGAGGAGGGCAAGGACTATCCCTTTGCCCGATTTAACAAGGTTGAAAAAATCTAATGAATGGCTTTCTGTTTTCatgaatgcaaatgcaaaacagGTTAATAAACCAGTTTATCAAAATCTATTTGTTTGCAGCATACAAAAAAAGTAAGTAAGCACTTCTTTCATGTGCTTACTTACACATGAAAAGACTGTTTTTGTTTGAGTAGGCAACCAAAGTATTCAAGCCATGACTACTACTTTGCACTTATGCAAGCATAACTTTTATAGGTAAGGGAAACTGGATTCACATTGTGGTTATATTTCCTAAAAAGTGACAATTGATTGtctttttaatatttctttCACGATTTTAACTCattaattttttataaacaTTACCAATAGTTAGTTTGTTATGACCTGTTAAGCTGATAAAGACAGGGTGGATGTGTCCCTTGCCTTTATTAATGTTCATGTCTGTAAGATCTTGGAGGGAGATGCGGCAGTTTTGGGTTTTCATCATCATTTgccacatggagagagagaatgcactcacaccaaactcaaaacaaataataaaaagtctTTGCCCTCCCTGCACACGGGTTCTGGGCAAAAAACTATTACAACAACAAactaaatcaataaatacagtAAGAATCAAAACCTGAGCAGCAGCTTTTCAACTGGCCACACACTTTTCAACACACTTCCCAACACAAGCTTGCTTGTTCTCTCCTGGCGTGTGCTCTTGGTCTCAACTCCATACAGTGGAGATGACATTTAAGCACCAAATTCCCTTTACTGCCACACTCCCTTTACTGCCTTTACTGCCACGGCATCAGAATTCAGCCGGAGGCCATTTTGGCTTGCGCCAACACCGCTCTCTTAGGCTTCAGCACCAAAATGGCACACTGTGAGAGCTGCAGCAGTTCAAGGATTGCCCCGTAGTTTGCTGCATGGAGAAAGAGATTGGGCTTAAAATCTATTGCAAAAGTAGACCACAGGACGAGATTGAGCCCACATGCCACCTCAtgtctctgtggtgttttgGTCCACCTGTCCAAATTCCAGGTGCTATTATGTATCCAACTGGAATAACTGTGGCCCACTATTAACTATGGTTCTTTCAGTGCATGGGGAGAAaatttcaaatgcatttaaaagttgaatgtttgtttgtgtgctcaGTTGGTGCAGGTGCCGGTGTACTCAGAGCAGGAGTATCAGATGTATCTTCATGATGATGGATGGACCAAAGCTGAGACAGATCATCTCTTTGACCTCTGCAAGCGCTTTGACCTCCGCTTCATTGTCATCCGTGACCGTTTTGACCATCAGCAGTTCAGGGTTAGTTTTTCATTTCAGGACACAATCAGGGATATTGATAGACCCCTTATAGACTGAATAGTGTCACCTTACCCACAAATCTGTGGCGGCTGCTGGCCATCATTTTTGGTGAAGCAAACCCACCATCACCCTTGAGGAAAATCAAACCCCTGTTACTGCCATGCTTTACCAGTTGACCTAGGCGGGTTTGAGGTGATAAACACTGACCACATCACACAGCCAACTATGGACAGCCCATTTTAATTGACAACAAGTTTTAACTGACAACCTATCACTATGGACATGCCATTTAAATGTAACTGCCTTCTCTTAAATGATCGAcacaaaacagaatacaatGACAAGTAGTCATGTACTCATCACATTTATTAACAGTCAGATTATGAAATCTCACTATCCATCACCTATGCATATTCAAAAGGTCAACAAAagaatgtaacatttttataaTCAAGTGTTATATTGTAAAAGACTAAGACAACTGAGGGGGCACGTATTGCACATAACTGTGGCATTGATAGTTCAATAATTCTTCATGtgttcatccctcttccctatggctcctgcctgattggcatgaaatctgtaaatatgctgctgttaagaactttgttacagacggggttgtgcactcaaattTTTGTGGTCAcacaatatttgcctgatacaATATGATAACACCTATTTTATCACTTGACCAGTCgcctattttaccataggcgactggtcaagtgattttacttttatgccaatacaggtctctgtacaatttgatacACTTTGCCAACGCATTTTACATGGCGCGGGACAATCGTGAGATTGACGTGGTCCATTTTTAGCTGagagcctaatgataatgtagtctattgctttatttatttttatgtagatattgCATAGTGAAAAGCGatgttcagtttgccggtagtttgaatttgtgtgtcgAATTCATGAGTCAAACAACAGCTGCAGAAATTCTTTGATAGGCTAACAATAAtattgtagcattcaattccatgtggtgtttgcattttgcaaaccccctgaaatggccagagTGCACTACTGTAGCTTGTctattgctagtttagaatgtaAACTGCAATACTATGCCTGGTAATAATCCGCATTTAAACggagcttaccatttcagctttaTGATCGGTTAGCAATTTTTCGTAAATGTTTACAACTTAGTTTGCCTTGGTTGAACTCATTGTGGTCTTTTGCAGGATGCGCCTTTGAATGCTTTATATGATTGCTGGTGTTGAAATTGGCAAGACTAGTGCCAATTCTCTTGATTTTTAAACGTACACACTCCAGTCCAAAAAGTCTTGTAGAAttccaataaaaaaagaagggtAGCAGAAGGACATAACCATGAGGATTCATTATAAGTGTAGCACCCACAAAGGAGaattttaaaccattttttgTCCTTACTATAGTACAAATTCAACAGTGTATGCTTTTGTATATAACACTGACTCAAGTTGAAATGAATGCTAAATATTTTTGCTCTCTGCTGCTTTCTATTGATCTTACTGAACCTACAATCTTTGTTAATGCATTAATTTCTCTCATTCCAAAATCAGTGCAAAAACTGATTCTAGTCATGCAAGTATACAGTGTGAATTTGTATTCTATAAAATTGAGGTTGCTGTCCATGTATTTTAACACCTAATGCACAAGAACACAACCTAGGCTACCTCTGATTGTGGTTagttttttatgcatttattcttGCTATGTGTAGATTGTGGATTTTTGTGTGAAGGTGGCCTCAGAAGTCATTTTCTCTTTtgacaatattacattttgtcagttTTGGAGGCCAAAGTTAGTTTTTATATCCAAtctgtaatgttttactgactCCCAGTGACGATGGTTTCATGCTCTTATGTTTTCAGAAACGTTCAGTGGAAGACCTAAAGGAACGCTACTACAACATCTGTGCCAAACTTGCCAAGATTCGCGCAGCAACAGGGAGTGAGCCAAAGATATATGTTTTTGATGCTGGACATGAAAGGCGTAGGAAAGAACAGCTGGATAGGCAGTTCAACCGCACCCCAGAACAAGTGAGTCCCAAAAATTTAGGTGCCAAAATAAGTGCTATTATCGACCATCTTACATTCTACTTTTATCAAGGTGTCATGGTGTTCACGGCAATAAAC
The sequence above is a segment of the Conger conger chromosome 4, fConCon1.1, whole genome shotgun sequence genome. Coding sequences within it:
- the dmap1 gene encoding DNA methyltransferase 1-associated protein 1 isoform X1, which gives rise to MWVAKQVWGDLTSAFWKSTDYTNQDTFPSKSIGTARPELGGLIQKDTMATGADVRDILELAGGDGDAGPISKKDIINSDKKKAKKSTETLTFKRPEGMHREVYALLYSDKKDAPPLLPSDTTQGYRTVKAKLGCKRVRPWKWMPFTNPARRDGAIFHHWRRLAEEGKDYPFARFNKLVQVPVYSEQEYQMYLHDDGWTKAETDHLFDLCKRFDLRFIVIRDRFDHQQFRKRSVEDLKERYYNICAKLAKIRAATGSEPKIYVFDAGHERRRKEQLDRQFNRTPEQVAEEEYLIQELRKIEIRKKEREKKAQDLQKLITAADTTTEMRRAERKTTKKKLPQKRETEKPAVPETAGIKFPDFKSAGVTLRSQRMKLPSSVGQKKIKAIEQILTEQGVDLSPMPTEEIVQMFNELRSELVLVYELKQAHANCEYEQQMLRHRYEALLKTGGTSVSPGDGLGAEVQAAPGTEELKLESKEHIIDVVGAPLTPNSRKRRESASSSSSIKKAKKL
- the dmap1 gene encoding DNA methyltransferase 1-associated protein 1 isoform X2: MATGADVRDILELAGGDGDAGPISKKDIINSDKKKAKKSTETLTFKRPEGMHREVYALLYSDKKDAPPLLPSDTTQGYRTVKAKLGCKRVRPWKWMPFTNPARRDGAIFHHWRRLAEEGKDYPFARFNKLVQVPVYSEQEYQMYLHDDGWTKAETDHLFDLCKRFDLRFIVIRDRFDHQQFRKRSVEDLKERYYNICAKLAKIRAATGSEPKIYVFDAGHERRRKEQLDRQFNRTPEQVAEEEYLIQELRKIEIRKKEREKKAQDLQKLITAADTTTEMRRAERKTTKKKLPQKRETEKPAVPETAGIKFPDFKSAGVTLRSQRMKLPSSVGQKKIKAIEQILTEQGVDLSPMPTEEIVQMFNELRSELVLVYELKQAHANCEYEQQMLRHRYEALLKTGGTSVSPGDGLGAEVQAAPGTEELKLESKEHIIDVVGAPLTPNSRKRRESASSSSSIKKAKKL